A part of Augochlora pura isolate Apur16 chromosome 1, APUR_v2.2.1, whole genome shotgun sequence genomic DNA contains:
- the LOC144478781 gene encoding uncharacterized protein LOC144478781 isoform X4, which translates to MPGVSDWRRSTYPPGDPKMLGNFGSNQSILGFLSSKDSQDVDLDAILGELCALERRCDGDIAATSAPDAQRQGRPNSTRITPGDNTDIGKNEGAMRTDSPDNDSAFSDTVSMLSSESSASSSGSGHKPPQTAMHTAPQQQPHQLMDAASRVKAEKIRLALEKMREASVQKLFIKAFTLDGSGKSLLVDEGMSVAHVCRLLADKNHVPMDPKWAVVEHLPDLFMERVYEDHELLVENLLLWTRDSKNKLLFVERPDKTQLFLNPERFLLGPSDRSSAEYDDHSRNILLEEFFSSSNVGVPEVEGPLYLKSDSKKGWKRYHFILRASGLYYWPKEKARTARDLVCLATFDVNQIYYGVGWKKKYKAPTDFCFAVKHPRLQQPKSTKYIKFLCAEDNASLERWMVGIRVAKYGRQLMENYRTLVDELAQEDLDMLAHARSCSVSSIAVPPQNQTQYNTSNDNARQFTENSRNGTETVNARQYDGQRQSYNSEQRQSYNNDGRLSRASSSSSSGCLSDGAPSSCEVAFECGEFPTGTIKRKPSMNPKLPLTSITRQLKEVGETVRDEPDCPSPTSSGSGTLTRRHSRRRSGTDSDGSGTLKRHHRSSNATPVSPVPPGTPVRERASPMGYNRTESQESKTPTSPIPPSMMDSITSLPPPPSPSRVTEETESDSEPLPPPPPEMFRSNLSLDSLPPPPAPGELPVCNTPELSGSSLSLASLPPPPSPLVGETGTIRRARPKQSTPTNSVTPESTPTHGASRPSSNQQMYTNALQNSAMQNNAMQNNVAVQNSQGYNMNAQNALHSNNTANSVASSHSSYPGSSASTPTYGPSSPNFATPPPFVAPPAYGSQQQHGNSQSLTRQNSKTESIYGTHSLPHSTVQPIRPNPNMDTVRRSAMKQSSSHYAAPPYLAELKAASSPQPQRRVTIQEPPTSPKSKTGTGKKITFNLPPQQEPGSPALPQRKPMPPRRSDSTRLTSPKKLAASDQAPPGDFLKDLQRVMRKKWQVAQKCKLDTTTTPHEVLGFRDPPPAVADYRETNVSNWVQEHYGADNLYENVYTTDPHAPVEYASSPARQPTVRFADENRSINIVNAIANKRRPPPPPPKRAETTHLTTTRAMH; encoded by the exons ATTCCCAAGATGTCGATCTGGATGCCATCCTCGGCGAGCTGTGCGCTCTCGAGCGCCGCTGCGACGGCGACATCGCCGCGACGTCCGCGCCGGACGCGCAGAGGCAGGGCCGCCCTAACAGCACCAGGATCACGCCCGGCGACAATACCGATATCGGCAAGAACGAAGGAg CGATGCGGACCGATAGTCCTGACAATGACAGCGCATTCTCGGACACGGTCTCGATGCTGTCCAGCGAGAGCTCCGCGAGCAGCAGCGGCTCCGGGCACAAACCACCTCAGACCGCCATGCACACAGCCCCTCAACAGCAACCCCATCAGCTCATGG ACGCTGCGAGCAGAGTCAAAGCGGAGAAGATCCGACTGGCGTTGGAGAAGATGCGCGAGGCGAGCGTACAGAAGCTGTTCATTAAAGCGTTCACGTTGGACGGCAGCGGGAAAAGTTTACTCGTCGACGAGGGAATGAGCGTGGCCCACGTCTGCAGGCTGCTAGCTGACAAGAACCACGTGCCGATGGATCCAAAGTGGGCTGTAGTCGAGCATCTGCCCGATCTCTTCATGG AACGGGTGTACGAGGATCACGAGCTGCTCGTGGAAAATCTCCTGCTGTGGACCAGGGACTCGAAGAACAAACTACTATTCGTTGAACGACCGGATAAAACTCAGCTGTTCCTTAACCCGGAAAGGTTCTTATTAGGTCCTTCTGATAGGAGTAGCGCGGAGTACGACGACCATTCGCGCAATATTCTTCTGGAGGAATTCTTCTCTAGCAGTAACGTCGGCGTGCCAGAG GTGGAGGGTCCATTATATTTGAAATCGGACAGCAAGAAGGGTTGGAAAAGGTACCACTTCATCCTAAGAGCCTCCGGTCTCTACTACTGGCCGAAGGAAAAGGCGCGCACCGCGCGCGATTTGGTTTGCCTGGCGACATTCGACGTCAACCAGATCTACTACGGTGTCGGCTGGAAAAAGAAGTATAAAGCGCCCACGGACTTCTGCTTCGCAGTGAAGCACCCCAGGCTGCAGCAGCCGAAATCGACCAAGTACATCAAGTTCCTGTGCGCTGAGGACAACGCGTCCTTGGAACGTTGGATGGTCGGCATCAGAGTGGCGAAATACGGCAGACAGTTGATGGAGAACTACAGGACCCTGGTCGATGAATTAGCGCAGGAAGATCTTGACATGCTCGCGCATGCCAGATCGTGTTCGGTGAGCTCGATCGCGGTGCCGCCTCAGAATCAAACGCAGTACAACACCAGCAACGACAATGCCCGCCAGTTCACGGAGAACTCGAGGAACGGCACGGAGACCGTCAACGCCAGACAGTACGACGGACAGCGGCAGAGTTACAATTCCGAGCAACGACAGAGTTACAATAACGACGGGAGGCTGAGCAGAGCCAGCAGCTCGAGTTCCAGCGGCTGTTTATCCGACGGAGCGCCGAGCAGTTGCGAG GTAGCCTTCGAGTGCGGCGAATTCCCGACGGGCACGATCAAGAGGAAACCCTCGATGAACCCGAAGCTGCCTCTCACGTCGATCACGCGGCAGCTGAAAGAGGTCGGCGAGACTGTGCGGGACGAGCCAGACTGTCCGAGTCCGACGAGTTCGGGATCTGGCACGTTGACCAGAAGACACAGTCGTAGGAGGAGCGGCACCGACTCGGACGGATCTGGGACGCTGAAGAGACATCACCGATCCAGCAACGCGACCCCGGTCAGCCCTGTACCGCCTGGTACGCCagtcagagagagagccagCCCCATGGGATACAACCGAACGGAGAGCCAGGAATCGAAGACACCTACGAGTCCTATACCACCGTCTATG ATGGATTCGATCACTTCgcttccgccgccgccgtcgccgtcgagGGTCACCGAGGAGACAGAGTCGGACAGCGAACCGCTTCCGCCGCCTCCGCCGGAAATGTTCCGATCGAATCTCTCCCTGGACTCGTTGCCACCGCCTCCGGCGCCCGGCGAGCTCCCAGTGTGCAACACGCCCGAGCTGTCCGGCTCGTCGTTGAGCCTCGCGTCgcttccgccgccgccgagtcCCCTCGTAGGAGAAACAGGAACGATCCGGCGCGCGAGGCCAAAACAGTCGACGCCCACGAACTCTGTTACACCGGAGAGCACGCCGACGCACGGCGCGTCGAGACCGTCTAGCAACCAGCAGATGTACACGAACGCCCTACAGAACAGCGCCATGCAGAACAACGCCATGCAGAACAACGTCGCGGTCCAGAACAGTCAGGGTTACAACATGAACGCGCAGAACGCTCTGCACTCGAACAACACAGCGAACTCGGTCGCCTCGTCGCACAGCTCGTACCCAGGTTCCAGCGCGAGCACCCCGACCTACGGACCGAGCTCCCCGAACTTCgccacgccgccgccgttcgtCGCTCCGCCGGCATACGGgtcgcagcagcagcacggCAACTCTCAGAGCCTGACGAGGCAGAACTCGAAGACGGAGTCGATATACGGGACCCATTCCTTGCCGCACTCGACGGTCCAGCCGATCAGGCCGAACCCGAACATGGACACCGTGCGGCGAAGTGCCATGAAACAAAGCTCGAGTCATTACGCGGCCCCGCCTTACCTCGCGGAGCTGAAGGCGGCGTCCAGTCCCCAGCCGCAGCGCAGGGTGACCATACAGGAGCCGCCGACGTCGCCCAAGTCGAAGACGGGAACCGGCAAGAAGATCACGTTCAATCTGCCGCCACAACAGGAGCCGGGCAGTCCAGCACTGCCACAAAGGAAACCCATGCCACCGAGGAGATCGGACAGCACGAGGCTCACGTCTCCTAAAAAGCTCGCGGCCTCGGACCAGGCACCGCCAGGCGACTTCCTAAAGGATCTCCAGAGGGTGATGAGGAAGAAGTGGCAGGTAGCCCAGAAGTGTAAACTCGACACGACGACCACGCCGCACGAGGTCCTCGGCTTCCGCGACCCGCCGCCAGCCGTCGCCGACTACCGGGAGACGAACGTGTCGAACTGGGTCCAGGAGCACTACGGAGCCGACAACCTCTACGAGAACGTCTACACGACGGACCCCCACGCACCCGTCGAGTACGCCTCCAGCCCGGCCCGGCAGCCGACCGTCAGGTTCGCCGACGAGAATCGCAGCATCAACATCGTGAACGCGATCGCCAACAAGAGAAgacctccgccgccgccgccgaaaAGGGCGGAGACCACGCATCTGACCACCACCAGAGCGATGCACTGA